A portion of the Kribbella jejuensis genome contains these proteins:
- a CDS encoding pyridoxal-phosphate dependent enzyme, with translation MTGLSLTDVQAAADRLAGVAHRTPVLTSRTLDERVGARVFLKAENFQRIGAFKFRGAYNAISRLGPEQRAAGVAAYSSGNHAQAVALAARLVGTPAVILMPEDAPPTKLAATRGYGAEVVTYDRYTQDRTALAHELAAERGRTLIPPYDHYDVMAGQGTVALELIEEVGHLGALLVPVGGGGLMAGCATAATMKSSGIRMIGVEPEAGDDHARSLAAGERQQIAVPRTIADGQAVATPGELTFEVNRKLVESFELVSDAEIVAAMAFAFERLKVVLEPSGASALAALLAGRIHGLPERVGVVLSGGNVGLERFRELVGTS, from the coding sequence ATGACCGGGCTGAGTCTCACAGATGTCCAGGCCGCCGCCGACCGGCTCGCCGGAGTCGCGCACCGTACGCCGGTACTCACCTCGCGGACGCTCGACGAACGGGTCGGGGCGCGGGTGTTCCTCAAGGCGGAGAACTTCCAGCGGATCGGGGCGTTCAAGTTCCGCGGCGCGTATAACGCGATCAGCCGACTCGGCCCGGAGCAGCGCGCGGCGGGCGTGGCGGCGTACTCGTCGGGGAACCACGCGCAGGCGGTCGCACTGGCGGCCCGCCTGGTCGGTACGCCGGCGGTGATCCTGATGCCGGAGGACGCACCGCCGACGAAGCTGGCCGCGACCCGCGGGTACGGCGCGGAGGTGGTGACGTACGACCGGTACACGCAGGACCGGACCGCTCTGGCCCACGAGTTGGCCGCCGAACGCGGGCGGACGCTGATCCCGCCGTACGACCACTACGACGTGATGGCCGGGCAGGGCACCGTCGCGCTCGAGCTGATCGAGGAGGTCGGGCACCTGGGTGCGCTGCTCGTTCCGGTCGGTGGCGGTGGATTGATGGCCGGCTGCGCGACCGCCGCGACGATGAAGTCGTCGGGGATCCGGATGATCGGGGTCGAGCCGGAGGCGGGTGACGACCACGCCCGGTCATTGGCGGCGGGTGAGCGGCAGCAGATCGCCGTACCGCGGACGATCGCGGACGGGCAGGCGGTCGCGACGCCGGGCGAGCTGACGTTCGAGGTGAACCGGAAGCTGGTCGAGTCGTTCGAGCTGGTCAGCGACGCGGAGATCGTGGCCGCGATGGCGTTCGCCTTCGAGCGGCTCAAGGTGGTGCTCGAGCCGAGCGGGGCCAGCGCCCTGGCCGCCCTGCTTGCCGGGCGGATCCACGGGCTGCCGGAGCGCGTCGGAGTGGTGCTTTCCGGTGGAAACGTGGGCCTGGAACGCTTCCGCGAGCTGGTCGGAACTAGCTGA
- a CDS encoding LysE family translocator: MSSILGFAALSVVLVIIPGPAVMLVLKSAVARGRGPALVTALGVLTADLVWALASVAGLTAVLVSSQIAFDVVRYVGAAYLIYLGIKLLLTRGTITSPDTAVLTGKPRSRVRAFREGLVSDLSNPKTVIVFTSVIPQFIHHGARPVDTLILGAVFAGIGFLSLVSYALVFSAATKLLRDARITRVILRAGGAILTAFGVGLAVERPAV; encoded by the coding sequence ATGTCATCGATACTCGGATTCGCTGCGCTGTCCGTGGTTCTCGTCATCATTCCGGGACCCGCGGTCATGCTCGTTCTCAAGAGTGCGGTCGCTCGTGGCCGCGGCCCGGCGCTCGTCACCGCGTTGGGCGTCCTGACGGCCGATCTGGTGTGGGCCTTGGCGTCGGTTGCCGGCCTGACCGCCGTACTCGTGTCTTCGCAGATCGCCTTCGACGTCGTCCGATACGTCGGAGCCGCGTACCTGATCTACCTCGGCATCAAGCTCCTGCTGACCCGTGGAACCATCACGTCCCCAGATACGGCAGTACTGACCGGCAAACCGCGAAGCCGCGTCCGCGCGTTCCGCGAAGGTCTGGTCAGCGATCTGTCCAACCCGAAGACCGTGATCGTCTTCACCAGCGTCATCCCGCAGTTCATCCACCACGGCGCGCGGCCGGTCGACACCCTGATTCTCGGTGCGGTGTTCGCAGGGATCGGCTTCCTGTCGCTGGTCTCCTACGCCCTGGTCTTCAGCGCCGCGACGAAACTCTTGCGCGATGCGCGGATAACGCGCGTGATTCTGCGCGCCGGCGGCGCGATCCTGACGGCCTTCGGTGTCGGACTCGCCGTCGAACGCCCCGCGGTCTGA
- a CDS encoding LuxR C-terminal-related transcriptional regulator — translation MQELLELGLVEQDGDNVVLRPPRLAMGALAERYSQQAEVARESADAYSELWKAAAGRQDYVEVLPTYAASQAVLNSVQKDAREQVRAMTVGNLAARELRIVDGMFEALGRGVRYDVIYGAHVLQDANALHMVQSCIEAGEQARVFPHVPLNITIVDDRWALVGARAEVRRGPEFVALVVHDSPLLGGLERIFEALWRIAVPITGGTELNDVTAGPSLEAKRLLTYLSAGLTDESIAREFGVSERTVARRIGRLQEALGAQTRFQLGVQASRQGWL, via the coding sequence GTGCAGGAGCTGCTCGAGCTGGGACTGGTCGAGCAGGACGGCGACAACGTCGTACTCCGCCCGCCCCGGCTGGCGATGGGTGCGCTGGCGGAGCGGTACAGCCAGCAGGCCGAGGTCGCCCGTGAGAGCGCCGACGCGTACTCCGAGCTCTGGAAGGCGGCCGCCGGCCGGCAGGACTACGTCGAGGTGCTGCCGACGTACGCCGCCTCCCAAGCGGTCCTCAACTCCGTGCAGAAGGACGCCCGGGAGCAGGTCCGGGCGATGACGGTGGGCAATCTCGCGGCCCGCGAGCTGCGGATCGTCGACGGCATGTTCGAGGCGCTCGGCCGTGGCGTCCGGTACGACGTGATCTACGGCGCGCACGTACTCCAGGACGCCAACGCGCTGCACATGGTGCAGTCGTGCATCGAGGCCGGTGAGCAGGCCCGGGTGTTCCCGCACGTACCGCTGAACATCACGATCGTCGACGACCGGTGGGCCCTGGTCGGGGCGCGGGCCGAGGTACGCCGGGGGCCCGAGTTCGTCGCGCTGGTGGTGCACGACTCGCCGCTGCTCGGCGGCCTGGAACGTATCTTCGAGGCGCTCTGGCGGATCGCCGTACCGATCACGGGCGGGACCGAGCTGAACGACGTCACGGCCGGGCCCAGCCTGGAGGCGAAGCGGCTGCTGACGTACCTGAGCGCCGGGCTCACGGACGAGTCGATCGCCCGCGAGTTCGGGGTCAGTGAGCGGACGGTCGCGCGCCGGATCGGCCGGTTGCAGGAGGCGCTCGGCGCGCAGACGCGGTTCCAGCTCGGCGTACAGGCATCCCGCCAGGGCTGGTTGTAG
- a CDS encoding TetR/AcrR family transcriptional regulator produces the protein MITKETSRRLDPERVVDTALAIADDEGPAAVSFRKLAAQHDVTPMALYRHFKDKDDLLAALGDRLLADVVLPEPTDEPWDKQLHALLTAFVDALRAHPRLADLTLPRILVATPGLALAERALELLIEGGFSVDDAAEIGRQSICSLIALVTTDPVAREVSDPEAREASLRRKRASLSALSPTQYPLVTSAAGALICPSSRDRYYAIGVDLVVAGIRGVVDQPTLRTSV, from the coding sequence GTGATCACCAAGGAGACCTCCCGCCGGCTCGATCCGGAGCGCGTCGTGGACACCGCGCTGGCCATTGCCGACGACGAGGGCCCGGCCGCGGTCTCGTTCCGGAAACTGGCCGCGCAGCACGACGTCACCCCGATGGCGCTGTACCGGCACTTCAAGGACAAGGACGACCTGCTCGCGGCGCTGGGCGACCGGCTGCTCGCGGACGTCGTACTGCCCGAGCCGACCGACGAGCCGTGGGACAAGCAGCTGCACGCGCTGCTGACCGCGTTCGTCGACGCACTGCGTGCGCATCCGCGGCTGGCGGACCTCACGCTGCCGCGGATCCTGGTCGCGACGCCAGGTCTGGCACTGGCCGAGCGGGCACTGGAGCTGCTGATCGAGGGCGGCTTCTCGGTGGACGACGCGGCCGAGATCGGCCGGCAGTCGATCTGCTCGCTGATCGCGCTCGTCACCACGGACCCGGTCGCCCGCGAGGTGAGCGATCCGGAGGCGCGCGAGGCGTCGCTGCGCCGCAAGCGGGCCTCGCTCAGCGCGCTGTCGCCCACGCAGTACCCGCTGGTGACGTCGGCCGCCGGCGCGCTGATCTGCCCGTCGTCCCGCGATCGGTACTACGCGATCGGCGTCGACCTGGTGGTCGCCGGCATTCGCGGCGTAGTCGACCAGCCTACGCTGAGAACGAGTGTCTGA
- a CDS encoding YciI family protein, giving the protein MKYLLILNINTEVLEALPEEEQQAIGAGHQKFMDTIKASGEFHSTVALTQPSESAVVKVRNGVPAVTDGPFVESKEFLGGFYLIDVESRERACELAAMIPDAGIEGLGVEIRGVVFSEGV; this is encoded by the coding sequence GTGAAGTACCTACTGATCCTCAACATCAACACCGAGGTGCTCGAGGCGCTGCCCGAGGAGGAGCAGCAGGCCATCGGTGCCGGGCACCAGAAGTTCATGGACACGATCAAGGCGTCCGGTGAGTTCCACAGCACGGTCGCGCTGACCCAGCCGTCGGAGTCCGCGGTGGTCAAGGTGCGCAACGGCGTGCCGGCCGTGACCGACGGGCCGTTCGTGGAGTCGAAGGAGTTCCTCGGCGGCTTCTACCTGATCGACGTCGAGTCCCGGGAGCGGGCCTGCGAGCTGGCCGCGATGATCCCGGACGCGGGTATCGAGGGGCTCGGCGTGGAGATCCGCGGAGTGGTCTTTTCCGAAGGCGTCTGA
- a CDS encoding metallopeptidase family protein, which yields MIEMSRADFEVLVSQALDEVPEELAALLDNVAIFVEDEPPAGEPELLGIYEGIPLTERGHYYGGVLPDRITIYRNPTLRICDSLDDVVDEVNITVVHEIAHHFGIDDARLHELGYG from the coding sequence GTGATCGAGATGAGCCGGGCCGACTTCGAGGTGCTGGTGTCCCAGGCGCTGGACGAGGTACCCGAGGAGCTGGCCGCGCTGCTCGACAACGTGGCGATCTTCGTCGAGGACGAGCCGCCGGCCGGTGAGCCGGAGTTGCTCGGGATCTACGAGGGCATCCCGCTGACCGAACGCGGGCACTACTACGGCGGCGTACTCCCGGACCGGATCACGATCTACCGCAATCCGACGCTGCGGATCTGCGACAGCCTCGACGACGTGGTGGACGAGGTGAACATCACCGTCGTGCACGAGATCGCCCACCACTTCGGCATCGACGACGCCCGGCTGCACGAACTCGGCTACGGCTAA
- a CDS encoding polyprenol monophosphomannose synthase, giving the protein MGELAKIVVVVPTYNERENLPVLAGLLSDLNLPGLELLVVDDNSPDGTGDVADELAKASPEKVGVLHRTVKDGLGRAYVAGITRALDEGADIVIQMDADLSHPASVIPTMIDILRTTDAGVVIGSRYVPGGSAAAEWGWHRRALSAWANFYVNAILRLHVKDATAGFKAWKADTLRWIDVASIASNGYSFQVEMNYRTVKRGLKIAETPIRFEERTEGVSKMSLKVQLESALMPWKLLFGR; this is encoded by the coding sequence ATGGGTGAGCTAGCCAAGATCGTGGTCGTCGTACCGACCTACAACGAGCGGGAGAACCTGCCCGTGCTGGCCGGGCTGCTGTCCGACCTGAACCTGCCCGGCCTGGAGCTTCTCGTCGTCGACGACAACTCCCCCGACGGCACGGGCGACGTCGCCGACGAGCTGGCGAAGGCCTCGCCGGAGAAGGTCGGCGTACTGCACCGGACCGTGAAGGACGGCCTCGGCCGTGCGTACGTGGCCGGGATCACCCGCGCGCTCGACGAGGGTGCCGACATCGTCATCCAGATGGACGCCGACCTGTCGCACCCCGCCTCGGTCATCCCGACCATGATCGACATCCTGCGCACCACCGACGCCGGCGTCGTGATCGGCTCACGGTACGTCCCGGGCGGCTCGGCCGCCGCGGAGTGGGGCTGGCACCGGCGAGCGCTGTCCGCGTGGGCGAACTTCTACGTGAACGCGATCCTGCGCCTGCACGTGAAGGACGCCACGGCCGGGTTCAAGGCCTGGAAGGCCGACACACTGCGCTGGATCGACGTCGCTTCGATCGCCAGCAACGGCTACTCGTTCCAGGTCGAGATGAACTACCGCACGGTCAAGCGCGGCCTGAAGATCGCCGAAACCCCGATCCGCTTCGAAGAACGCACCGAGGGCGTCTCCAAGATGTCGCTCAAGGTCCAGCTCGAGTCGGCCCTGATGCCCTGGAAGCTCCTCTTCGGCCGTTAG
- a CDS encoding serine hydrolase domain-containing protein, producing MGGPAGELQRGLDGVVGIGAVAEVRSGGEVWRGSSGVAELGSSRKVPVNGRFRAGSISKTFVATVVLQLVGEGRLRLDDSVERWLPGVVPNGANITVRQLLNHTSGLFDYKNTLSMPPNPEFYTYQYRTWTAAEQIQRALAHPPVFDKPGTQFSYSNTNYLLAGEIIQNVTGRTYGEEIERRLIRPLGLGGTTMPGTSTYLRGPHLHGYVPKDGGLIDFTEMNPSLFGASGELISTTRDLNRFFAALLGGRLLPAPLLHEMKQPGVEGGTYGLGLSWHRTACGVEVYGNDGDALAYQAYSYATEDTRRQVTIAVTPNFRTNPDESVEAFVDQAICD from the coding sequence ATGGGGGGTCCGGCGGGGGAATTGCAGCGGGGGCTTGATGGGGTGGTGGGGATCGGGGCGGTGGCTGAGGTGCGTAGTGGTGGGGAGGTTTGGCGGGGGAGCAGTGGGGTCGCGGAGCTCGGGTCTTCGCGGAAGGTGCCGGTGAACGGACGGTTCCGGGCCGGGAGTATTTCGAAGACGTTTGTCGCCACCGTCGTACTGCAACTTGTCGGCGAAGGGCGGTTGCGGCTCGACGATTCCGTCGAACGCTGGTTGCCCGGCGTCGTACCGAACGGCGCGAATATCACCGTGCGCCAATTGCTCAACCACACCAGCGGATTGTTCGACTACAAGAACACATTGTCGATGCCGCCGAATCCCGAGTTCTACACGTACCAGTACCGCACCTGGACCGCCGCCGAGCAGATCCAGCGGGCGCTCGCGCATCCACCCGTCTTCGACAAACCCGGTACGCAGTTCAGCTATTCGAACACCAACTACCTGCTCGCCGGCGAAATCATCCAGAACGTCACCGGCCGGACGTACGGCGAGGAGATCGAACGCCGCCTGATCCGCCCGCTCGGCCTCGGCGGTACGACGATGCCCGGTACGTCGACGTACCTGCGAGGCCCGCACCTGCACGGGTACGTACCGAAGGACGGCGGGCTGATCGACTTCACCGAGATGAACCCGTCACTGTTCGGCGCGTCCGGCGAGCTGATCTCCACCACGCGCGACCTGAACCGGTTCTTCGCCGCGCTGCTCGGCGGCCGGCTGCTCCCGGCGCCGCTGCTGCACGAGATGAAGCAGCCGGGCGTCGAGGGCGGTACGTACGGCCTCGGGCTGTCCTGGCACCGGACCGCGTGCGGGGTCGAGGTCTACGGCAACGACGGCGACGCGCTCGCGTACCAGGCTTACTCGTACGCGACCGAGGACACCCGGCGGCAGGTCACCATCGCGGTCACGCCGAACTTCAGGACGAACCCCGACGAGTCGGTCGAGGCGTTCGTCGACCAGGCGATCTGCGACTGA
- a CDS encoding helix-turn-helix domain-containing protein: MAPSPEAVRLARRLRELRESERLTQKELSNALSVGDGRVAVATISSWESQSNPKLPPEERLRAYALLFASSPAPKRVPREQELAPAHRERFNSLHRELVNLRDEIRQHQTGRPQSSSSYTFDFESGRITLICPEVPEDGRSSLGQENNPNFTKLYKYADLDALIEMWGHVRASNPELRVRHRLPSEVSADHLSGHLILIGGIAWNRVTSRLLRVLDNLPIRQMSVPDLADGEIFRSRDGREYRPVWEESKEPVVEEAPSKAELEAEQAQDAWRGDTPRELVEDVALFARLPNPFNHSRTITICNGVYSRGVLGAVRTLTDDSVRERNEAYLANRFPGGVFGLLMRVPVVNGEAVTPDLEIPENRLFEWSPEDEDE, from the coding sequence GTGGCGCCCTCTCCAGAGGCCGTACGACTCGCCAGGCGGCTCCGTGAGCTAAGAGAGTCCGAGCGACTCACGCAGAAGGAGTTGTCGAACGCCCTGAGCGTCGGCGACGGCCGGGTCGCGGTGGCGACGATCAGCTCGTGGGAGTCGCAGTCGAACCCGAAGCTCCCGCCGGAGGAGCGGTTGCGTGCGTACGCGCTGCTCTTCGCCAGCTCCCCGGCGCCGAAACGGGTGCCGCGTGAGCAGGAGCTGGCGCCCGCGCACCGCGAGCGCTTCAATTCGCTGCACCGCGAGCTGGTCAACCTGCGCGACGAGATCCGCCAGCACCAGACCGGACGGCCGCAGTCCAGCAGTTCGTACACCTTCGACTTCGAGTCCGGCCGGATCACGCTGATCTGTCCGGAGGTACCGGAGGACGGGCGCTCGAGCCTCGGCCAGGAGAACAACCCGAACTTCACCAAGCTGTACAAGTACGCCGACCTCGACGCGCTGATCGAGATGTGGGGACACGTCCGCGCCTCGAACCCGGAACTCCGGGTCCGGCACCGGCTGCCGTCGGAGGTCAGCGCGGACCACCTGTCCGGCCATCTGATCCTGATCGGCGGCATCGCCTGGAACCGCGTCACCAGCCGCCTGCTGCGGGTCCTCGACAACCTGCCGATCCGGCAGATGTCGGTCCCGGATCTGGCCGACGGTGAGATCTTCCGGTCCCGCGACGGCCGCGAGTACCGGCCGGTCTGGGAAGAGAGCAAGGAGCCGGTGGTCGAAGAGGCTCCTTCGAAGGCCGAGCTCGAGGCCGAGCAGGCCCAGGACGCCTGGCGCGGCGACACCCCGCGCGAACTCGTCGAGGACGTGGCACTGTTCGCCCGGCTCCCCAACCCGTTCAACCACAGCCGGACCATCACGATCTGCAACGGCGTCTACAGCCGCGGCGTCCTCGGCGCGGTCCGTACGCTGACCGACGACTCGGTCCGCGAGCGGAACGAGGCCTACCTGGCGAACAGGTTCCCGGGCGGCGTCTTCGGCCTGCTGATGCGCGTACCGGTGGTCAACGGCGAGGCGGTCACGCCGGACCTGGAGATTCCGGAGAACCGGTTGTTCGAGTGGTCTCCGGAGGACGAGGACGAATGA
- a CDS encoding YegP family protein, with protein sequence MAGKFELYKDKSGEFRFRLKAGNGEVIATSSESYETKAGALNGIDSIKRNAAEANVDDQTD encoded by the coding sequence ATGGCGGGGAAGTTCGAGCTGTACAAGGACAAGTCCGGCGAGTTCCGGTTCCGCTTGAAGGCGGGTAACGGCGAGGTGATCGCCACCAGCAGCGAGAGCTACGAGACCAAGGCCGGCGCGCTGAACGGCATCGACTCGATCAAGCGGAACGCCGCCGAGGCGAACGTCGACGACCAGACCGACTGA
- a CDS encoding DHA2 family efflux MFS transporter permease subunit: MRRSPWATLAVLALAQFIVVLDVTIVNVALPHIQADLKFSADSLQWVINAYTLLFGGFLLLGGRMADLLGPRRVFTAGLVLFGATSLIAGLSNSPEFLIGARAVQGLGGALLSPAALAILTMTFAHGRERNIAMGVWGGLAGLGGTLGVVAGGVLVDSLSWQWVFFVNVPIVIALVVLIPFFVPDLRHSVGRRTFDTLGAVLGTAGLMAVVYGVVRSEPAGWGSFEVIGVLTAGVLLLAAFVFVESRSAAPLVPLRLFRSRALSVSGASLALNGAGFLSMFFLTAIYLQQVRGDSALQAGVHFLPMGGAAIIGAVLASQLVQRLGTRTVQLGGAVLSLGGLLLLSQADATGSYASQLLPGLIVFGFGIIGVGVPGQINAVSEVRPAEAGAASGVVNAMYQVGGALGLAIVTTLSITHTTHQLTHGATQLQALQSGYERGLLAAAVFALANVLLTLATPQLQPTQAQLTEATVAA, from the coding sequence ATGCGACGCAGTCCTTGGGCCACCCTGGCCGTGCTGGCTCTCGCGCAGTTCATCGTGGTGCTCGACGTGACGATCGTGAACGTCGCGCTGCCCCACATCCAGGCGGATCTGAAGTTCTCCGCCGACTCCCTGCAGTGGGTGATCAACGCGTACACCCTGCTGTTCGGCGGCTTCCTGCTGCTCGGCGGGCGGATGGCCGATCTGCTCGGCCCGCGCCGCGTCTTCACCGCGGGCCTCGTGCTCTTCGGCGCCACGTCGCTGATCGCGGGTCTGTCCAACTCGCCCGAGTTCCTGATCGGAGCGCGGGCGGTCCAAGGCCTCGGCGGCGCTCTGCTCTCCCCGGCAGCGCTTGCCATCCTGACGATGACCTTCGCCCACGGCCGCGAACGCAACATCGCGATGGGCGTCTGGGGCGGCCTCGCCGGATTGGGCGGCACGCTCGGAGTCGTCGCAGGCGGCGTACTCGTCGACTCGCTGAGCTGGCAGTGGGTCTTCTTCGTCAACGTCCCGATCGTGATCGCTCTTGTCGTCTTGATCCCGTTCTTCGTGCCTGACCTGCGCCACAGCGTCGGCCGGCGCACCTTCGACACGCTCGGGGCAGTGCTTGGTACTGCTGGGCTGATGGCGGTCGTCTACGGCGTAGTGCGCTCGGAGCCCGCGGGTTGGGGTTCTTTCGAGGTGATCGGCGTACTCACTGCAGGCGTGCTGCTGCTGGCGGCGTTCGTTTTCGTGGAATCACGCTCGGCCGCTCCGCTGGTACCGCTGCGGCTGTTCCGGTCGCGGGCGTTGAGTGTCTCCGGTGCTTCGCTGGCATTGAACGGCGCCGGGTTCCTGTCGATGTTCTTCCTGACCGCGATCTACCTGCAGCAGGTCCGCGGCGACAGCGCGCTCCAGGCCGGCGTCCACTTCCTCCCGATGGGCGGCGCGGCGATCATCGGCGCCGTACTCGCGTCACAACTCGTCCAGCGCCTCGGTACTCGCACGGTCCAGCTGGGCGGTGCCGTCCTGAGCCTCGGCGGTCTGCTCCTGCTCTCACAGGCCGATGCGACCGGCAGCTACGCGAGCCAGCTCCTCCCCGGCCTGATCGTCTTCGGCTTCGGCATCATCGGAGTCGGCGTACCGGGCCAGATCAACGCGGTCTCCGAAGTACGGCCCGCTGAAGCCGGCGCCGCGTCCGGCGTGGTCAACGCGATGTACCAGGTGGGCGGCGCACTGGGCCTGGCGATCGTCACCACCCTCTCCATCACCCACACCACCCACCAACTCACCCACGGCGCCACCCAACTACAAGCCCTCCAGTCCGGCTACGAACGAGGCCTCCTGGCCGCCGCCGTGTTCGCCTTGGCCAACGTCCTCCTCACCCTCGCCACCCCCCAACTCCAACCCACCCAAGCCCAACTAACCGAAGCTACCGTCGCCGCCTAA
- a CDS encoding GNAT family N-acetyltransferase: MLGADDWPLAREVRLRALKDSPTAYLADYEDEVTVGEAGWRERFRRMQWVVARDEARVVGLASSVRVAGRPTYERHIESVWVDPRYRRNGVLRAILGRLADEEPDVTEWRVWVLDTNAIARQVYERLGFSPTGERQLLADGSGRREIRLRFGR, from the coding sequence ATGCTCGGTGCCGATGACTGGCCGCTCGCCCGGGAGGTTCGCCTCCGCGCACTGAAGGACTCGCCGACGGCGTACCTCGCCGACTACGAGGACGAGGTGACCGTCGGTGAAGCCGGCTGGCGCGAACGGTTCCGCCGGATGCAGTGGGTCGTCGCCCGGGACGAGGCCCGCGTCGTCGGGCTGGCGAGTTCGGTCCGGGTGGCCGGGCGGCCGACGTACGAACGGCACATCGAGTCGGTCTGGGTCGACCCGCGGTACCGCCGCAACGGCGTACTGCGGGCGATCCTCGGCCGGCTCGCCGACGAGGAGCCGGACGTCACCGAGTGGCGGGTCTGGGTGCTCGACACCAACGCGATCGCACGGCAGGTGTACGAGCGTCTCGGTTTCAGCCCCACCGGAGAACGTCAGCTGCTAGCAGACGGCTCCGGCCGGCGCGAGATCCGCCTGCGATTCGGTCGGTAG
- a CDS encoding phosphotransferase family protein, which translates to MLVVIGRREVARDAAVRGEGLPRGVLDDVGRAVGVEVSLLGRLPGGLDVGAIRVQLDGEAKAVLKAWPRVRSDQLDESLRAQRIVEHMRGRGYPTPAWLAVGATDSHVWHLIDFVDGNPVKELTPSIVEQLMEINELQAGQASEPYDHWAYAWRLATGQEFGQDLAPSLSRAVAGLSGYSSGVSGLVERLRGMCADASPPREAPDMVHADFKPDNVVVRDGAVVAVVDIGNAGSGTRATDLNTLQWHTFEDPQLDGVRRRLWETILDLVGWHGAAVLTATKILLMLEFPIGHGRHGVVPGVVERGHRALDELMARR; encoded by the coding sequence GTGTTGGTGGTGATCGGCCGGAGAGAGGTAGCTCGTGATGCCGCAGTGAGAGGTGAAGGGCTGCCGCGCGGGGTTCTGGATGATGTAGGCAGGGCGGTTGGGGTAGAGGTCAGTCTTCTCGGTCGACTACCGGGAGGCCTCGATGTTGGGGCCATCCGGGTCCAGTTGGACGGCGAGGCAAAGGCGGTACTGAAAGCATGGCCTCGGGTGCGTTCCGACCAGTTGGACGAGTCATTGCGAGCGCAGCGAATTGTCGAGCACATGCGTGGGCGCGGTTATCCCACACCGGCCTGGCTCGCGGTGGGGGCGACGGACAGTCATGTGTGGCACTTGATCGACTTTGTTGATGGGAATCCCGTAAAAGAGCTGACCCCGTCCATCGTCGAGCAGTTGATGGAGATCAACGAACTCCAAGCCGGTCAAGCCTCCGAGCCCTACGATCATTGGGCGTATGCCTGGCGGCTCGCTACCGGGCAGGAATTCGGTCAGGACTTGGCCCCGAGCTTGTCGAGGGCTGTGGCGGGGCTTTCGGGGTATTCATCTGGGGTGTCAGGGCTCGTCGAGCGGCTGCGAGGCATGTGTGCCGACGCTTCGCCGCCAAGGGAAGCGCCTGACATGGTTCATGCCGATTTCAAGCCCGACAATGTCGTCGTCCGCGACGGGGCCGTCGTGGCGGTCGTGGATATCGGGAATGCCGGAAGCGGTACACGGGCAACGGATCTCAACACCCTGCAGTGGCACACGTTCGAGGATCCACAGCTGGACGGAGTCCGAAGGCGACTGTGGGAGACGATCCTCGACCTGGTCGGCTGGCACGGGGCCGCAGTACTCACGGCGACCAAGATCCTCCTGATGCTCGAGTTCCCCATCGGTCACGGGCGTCACGGTGTCGTTCCAGGGGTCGTCGAGCGCGGCCATCGGGCCCTCGACGAGCTGATGGCGCGGCGATAA